One region of Candidatus Omnitrophota bacterium genomic DNA includes:
- a CDS encoding MFS transporter — translation MLIFTFFQGVIVLILAVIAFFKIVTPSLFIILVIFFSADGALINPAWRSRFFDLIDKNRRGASSREDTQ, via the coding sequence GTGTTAATTTTTACTTTTTTCCAAGGAGTGATAGTATTAATTCTAGCAGTTATTGCTTTTTTTAAGATCGTCACTCCTTCGCTATTTATTATACTTGTGATTTTCTTTAGTGCTGACGGAGCATTAATTAATCCTGCCTGGAGAAGTCGGTTTTTTGATCTTATTGACAAAAATAGAAGAGGTGCGTCTAGTAGAGAAGACACGCAGTAG
- a CDS encoding glycosyltransferase family 4 protein, protein MLHWGFPPIIGGVETHLSLLGPTLVERGYAVNLLTGTVANERVDYEYKGMTIKRSPLFDLNWLFERGLEGLEKEIRDLINMFLDTTKPDIIHAHNMHYFSKLHAEVLSTYAKSHSIPLVLTAHNVWDEGNFLDLTLNIGWDHIIAVSEYIKFELMGIGIPDNKITVVYHGVDVDKFKKKDCVQILNKYPALKNRRIIFHPARLGLAKGCDVSIKALRIIKKSMPNILLILTGTKHIIDWGATQQKDIAYLVHLAKKIHVEKNLFVDMIPYDIMPQFYNIADVCMYPSNSQEPFGITILESLAIGIPIIITAAGGMPEIIKDGHNGFIIKIRDYRELAEKCLLLLRDKKLRTELGENGRTLVNEKYTKEVMTENTIEVYKKILSKS, encoded by the coding sequence ATGCTACATTGGGGTTTCCCGCCGATTATAGGTGGCGTGGAAACCCATTTGTCTTTATTGGGCCCAACACTAGTAGAAAGAGGATATGCGGTTAATCTTTTGACAGGGACTGTTGCCAATGAAAGAGTAGACTATGAATATAAGGGCATGACTATAAAACGCTCTCCTTTATTCGATCTTAATTGGCTATTCGAGAGAGGACTTGAAGGACTAGAAAAAGAAATTAGGGATTTGATCAATATGTTTCTGGACACGACAAAGCCGGATATAATCCACGCCCACAATATGCATTATTTTAGTAAACTTCATGCTGAAGTTTTAAGCACCTATGCAAAATCGCATAGTATTCCACTTGTCTTGACTGCGCATAATGTATGGGATGAAGGTAATTTTTTAGACCTGACTTTGAATATTGGCTGGGACCATATTATTGCAGTAAGTGAATATATAAAGTTTGAACTTATGGGTATCGGTATCCCGGATAATAAAATTACGGTTGTTTATCATGGGGTAGATGTGGATAAATTTAAAAAGAAAGATTGCGTCCAAATTCTCAACAAATACCCTGCGCTTAAGAATCGCAGAATTATTTTTCATCCGGCAAGATTAGGATTAGCCAAAGGCTGCGATGTGAGTATTAAAGCCTTGAGAATAATAAAGAAATCAATGCCGAATATCCTACTTATACTTACAGGGACAAAACATATTATAGACTGGGGTGCAACCCAACAGAAAGATATTGCCTATTTAGTTCATCTGGCAAAAAAAATACATGTAGAAAAGAATCTATTTGTAGATATGATACCATATGATATTATGCCCCAATTTTATAATATTGCAGATGTGTGTATGTACCCTTCTAATTCACAAGAGCCTTTTGGTATAACAATACTAGAATCATTAGCGATCGGCATTCCAATAATTATTACAGCAGCGGGGGGCATGCCCGAGATTATTAAAGATGGCCATAATGGGTTTATTATTAAAATAAGAGACTATAGAGAACTTGCTGAAAAATGCCTCCTACTTTTAAGAGACAAAAAATTGCGAACCGAACTAGGAGAAAATGGCAGGACTCTTGTGAATGAAAAATATACGAAGGAGGTTATGACAGAGAATACCATAGAAGTTTACAAAAAAATCCTAAGTAAATCATAA
- a CDS encoding metalloregulator ArsR/SmtB family transcription factor: protein MQLKKARQILKSLADDTRLRIINLLSKKELTVSELCKILNKAQPNISKHLTRLRLTGLASDKRRGLNVYYRLLRSQDKAYNSLLNSITIGLAQLEIFKQDLAKLSKLKTDRK, encoded by the coding sequence ATGCAACTTAAAAAAGCGCGCCAAATATTAAAATCTTTAGCTGATGACACTCGCCTCAGAATTATAAATCTATTAAGCAAAAAAGAGTTAACTGTTAGTGAGCTTTGTAAAATACTAAATAAAGCTCAGCCAAATATATCTAAACATTTGACTCGATTACGTTTGACGGGTCTGGCATCAGATAAACGAAGAGGCTTAAACGTTTATTATCGCTTGTTGAGGTCACAAGATAAGGCCTACAATTCATTGCTTAACTCTATCACGATAGGATTAGCGCAATTAGAGATTTTTAAGCAAGATTTAGCTAAGTTAAGCAAATTAAAAACAGACCGAAAATAA
- a CDS encoding LapA family protein has product MNWKLILILILLLVLVIFAAQNYEIVEIKFLLWSFQTSRAIIIFSTLAIGFIVGWASHYLKEK; this is encoded by the coding sequence ATGAATTGGAAATTGATACTCATATTGATTCTGCTGCTTGTTTTAGTAATTTTTGCAGCTCAAAATTACGAGATTGTTGAAATTAAGTTTCTGTTATGGTCTTTTCAAACCAGCAGAGCGATTATAATTTTCTCAACTCTAGCAATAGGCTTTATTGTGGGATGGGCTAGTCATTATCTAAAAGAAAAATAA
- a CDS encoding DUF2845 domain-containing protein: MKRQMLVLLVLLLGLYGCAVGFQSINDGELEIRGIKREMSKEEVIKLIGEPKARSTISIDKEEYEVWNYPIQRLWAGKFKPMGSYYYRVLFLNGKVSRWNKVKIFAQSSYELEEPSSSDTQVRTIKIFEKD, encoded by the coding sequence ATGAAGAGACAGATGTTAGTACTTTTAGTGTTGTTGTTAGGCCTTTATGGATGCGCCGTTGGCTTTCAAAGTATAAATGATGGAGAGCTGGAGATCAGGGGAATTAAACGAGAGATGAGTAAGGAAGAAGTAATAAAGCTAATAGGAGAGCCTAAAGCAAGAAGCACAATAAGTATTGATAAGGAGGAGTATGAGGTTTGGAATTATCCTATTCAAAGATTATGGGCTGGCAAATTTAAACCCATGGGTTCTTATTATTATCGGGTGCTATTTTTAAACGGAAAGGTTAGCAGATGGAATAAGGTAAAGATTTTTGCACAGTCTTCCTATGAGCTTGAAGAACCGTCCTCAAGCGATACACAGGTAAGAACAATTAAAATTTTCGAGAAAGATTAA